A genomic region of Cyprinus carpio isolate SPL01 chromosome B13, ASM1834038v1, whole genome shotgun sequence contains the following coding sequences:
- the LOC109062133 gene encoding gastrula zinc finger protein XlCGF8.2DB-like isoform X1 — MHVKVLNGVEDVQFIGTVNIDSLQLMDLHPVCIDMKPAIEKSFLGDPRSGSNKEGVETLVLSKLEESGVLFCQRLKYRVKSIQVPDESPLDIKTEAEPFISQPLNCSKTSVKKVSSEPPIKKHICKLCGMEYRQNISLVRHMRIHTGEAPHVCELCGRGFRRKDWLQLHSSVHTGKKRKPAKSFSCDECGKKFTGFTALQSHLYKHRGERPFVCVHCHKTFYSQTNLKRHQVDSHSDNKPFCCPVCGSRFSRLFSLQKHTRTHTRERPFSCPDCGKTFSHKYSMNMHRKRHSVKS, encoded by the exons ATGCACGTGAAAGTTTTAAATGGAGTCGAAGATGTTCAGTTCATTGGAACAGTGAACATAGATTCTTTGCAA TTGATGGACTTGCATCCTGTCTGTATCGACATGAAGCCTGCGATCGAAAAGTCTTTTCTTGGAGATCCAAGGTCTGGATCGAATAAGGAGGGAGTTGAAACTTTGGTGCTGAGCAAACTGGAGGAATCAGGTGTGCTTTTTTGTCAACGGCTGAAATATAGAGTAAAAAGTATTCAGGTGCCGGATGAAAGTCCTTTGGATATTAAAACAGAAGCTGAACCTTTCATCTCCCAGCCCTTAAACTGCAGTAAGACTTCTGTTAAAAAAGTCAGCAGTGAGCCTCCtattaaaaaacacatctgtAAGCTGTGTGGCATGGAGTATCGCCAGAACATAAGCCTGGTGCGTCACATGCGGATACACACAGGTGAGGCACCACATGTCTGTGAACTCTGTGGAAGGGGTTTCCGTCGTAAAGACTGGCTTCAGCTGCACAGCAGCGTCCACACGGGCAAGAAACGAAAGCCTGCAAAGAGCTTCAGTTGCGACGAGTGTGGGAAGAAGTTTACTGGCTTCACTGCACTCCAGAGTCATCTGTACAAACACAGGGGAGAGAGGCCCTTCGTCTGTGTGCACTGCCATAAGACCTTCTACAGTCAGACCAATCTTAAACGGCATCAGGTCGATTCTCATTCTGACAACAAACCGTTCTGCTGCCCTGTGTGTGGAAGCAGATTCTCACGCCTGTTCTCGCTCCAGAAACACACACGGACTCACACAAGAGAGAGGCCTTTCTCCTGTCCAGACTGTGGAAAGACTTTCAGTCATAAATACTCCATGAATATGCATCGGAAACGCCACTCAGTTAAAAGTTGA
- the LOC109062133 gene encoding gastrula zinc finger protein XlCGF8.2DB-like isoform X2, whose protein sequence is MHACTGFAGNSHLLMDLHPVCIDMKPAIEKSFLGDPRSGSNKEGVETLVLSKLEESGVLFCQRLKYRVKSIQVPDESPLDIKTEAEPFISQPLNCSKTSVKKVSSEPPIKKHICKLCGMEYRQNISLVRHMRIHTGEAPHVCELCGRGFRRKDWLQLHSSVHTGKKRKPAKSFSCDECGKKFTGFTALQSHLYKHRGERPFVCVHCHKTFYSQTNLKRHQVDSHSDNKPFCCPVCGSRFSRLFSLQKHTRTHTRERPFSCPDCGKTFSHKYSMNMHRKRHSVKS, encoded by the exons atgcatgcatgcacaggATTTGCCGGAAACAGCCATTTA TTGATGGACTTGCATCCTGTCTGTATCGACATGAAGCCTGCGATCGAAAAGTCTTTTCTTGGAGATCCAAGGTCTGGATCGAATAAGGAGGGAGTTGAAACTTTGGTGCTGAGCAAACTGGAGGAATCAGGTGTGCTTTTTTGTCAACGGCTGAAATATAGAGTAAAAAGTATTCAGGTGCCGGATGAAAGTCCTTTGGATATTAAAACAGAAGCTGAACCTTTCATCTCCCAGCCCTTAAACTGCAGTAAGACTTCTGTTAAAAAAGTCAGCAGTGAGCCTCCtattaaaaaacacatctgtAAGCTGTGTGGCATGGAGTATCGCCAGAACATAAGCCTGGTGCGTCACATGCGGATACACACAGGTGAGGCACCACATGTCTGTGAACTCTGTGGAAGGGGTTTCCGTCGTAAAGACTGGCTTCAGCTGCACAGCAGCGTCCACACGGGCAAGAAACGAAAGCCTGCAAAGAGCTTCAGTTGCGACGAGTGTGGGAAGAAGTTTACTGGCTTCACTGCACTCCAGAGTCATCTGTACAAACACAGGGGAGAGAGGCCCTTCGTCTGTGTGCACTGCCATAAGACCTTCTACAGTCAGACCAATCTTAAACGGCATCAGGTCGATTCTCATTCTGACAACAAACCGTTCTGCTGCCCTGTGTGTGGAAGCAGATTCTCACGCCTGTTCTCGCTCCAGAAACACACACGGACTCACACAAGAGAGAGGCCTTTCTCCTGTCCAGACTGTGGAAAGACTTTCAGTCATAAATACTCCATGAATATGCATCGGAAACGCCACTCAGTTAAAAGTTGA
- the LOC122139474 gene encoding lactoylglutathione lyase-like, whose amino-acid sequence MRNDHAPCTIFPPKCQPPSDHQAETHLKMAEQGLTNEAAAAACKEGNPITKDFMMQQTMLRVKDPVKSLDFYTRILGMTLLQKFDFPPMRFSLYFLGYEDKKEIPGDVKERTAWTFSRRATIELTHNWGSETDDSQSYHSGNSDPRGFGHIGIAVPDVYAACKLFEENGVTFVKKPDDGKMKGLAFIQDPDGYWIEILSPNNMVSITS is encoded by the exons ATGCGCAATGACCACGCCCCCTGTACTATCTTTCCGCCGAAGTGTCAGCCGCCAAGTGACCATCAAGCCGAAACGCACCTAAAAATGGCCGAGCAAGGGCTGACGAATGAAGCAGCTGCCGCTGCGTGTAAAGAGGGGAACCCCATCACTAAA GACTTCATGATGCAGCAGACGATGCTGCGGGTTAAGGATCCGGTTAAATCCCTGGATTTCTACACACGCATATTGGGAATGAC GCTGTTACAGAAGTTTGATTTCCCCCCCATGCGATTCTCCCTGTATTTTCTGGGTTATGAGGATAAGAAAGAGATCCCTGGAGATGTGAAGGAGAGGACAGCCTGGACGTTTTCCCGTCGAGCCACTATAGAGCTCacaca TAACTGGGGCTCAGAGACTGATGACAGCCAGTCTTACCACAGCGGCAACTCAGACCCAAGAGGCTTTG gCCATATTGGAATTGCTGTACCGGATGTCTATGCTGCCTGCAAGCTGTTTGAAGAGAATGGAGTGACCTTTGTAAAAAAGCCTGATGATG GTAAAATGAAGGGCCTGGCCTTTATTCAGGATCCTGATGGTTACTGGATTGAGATTCTCAGCCCCAACAACATGGTGTCCATCACTTCTTAA
- the LOC109095559 gene encoding protein archease-like, with protein sequence MNDRELDLTEAQKAIKSKYPPINKKYEYLDHTADVQIHSWGDSLEEAFEQCAMGMFGYMSDTETVEPTDTVEVESEGDDMESLLFHFLGDWLFKFSADIFFIPREVKVLNIDRMRWKIRSIGWGEEFNINKHPQGTEVKAITYSAMQVHDTEKPEIFVIIDI encoded by the exons ATGAATGACCGCGAACTTGATCTCACAGAAGCTCAGAAGGCTATCAAATCAAAGTATCCTCCCATCAACAAGAAATACGAGT ATCTCGACCATACTGCAGATGTCCA GATTCATTCATGGGGCGATTCTCTGGAAGAGGCGTTTGAACAGTGTGCAATGGGGATGTTTGGCTACATGTCGGACACAGAAACTGTTGAACCCACTGACACTGTAGAGGTAGAATCAGAAG GAGATGATATGGAGTCACTCCTTTTTCATTTCCTGGGTGACTGGCTATTTAAATTCAGCGCTGATATCTTCTTCATTCCCAGG GAAGTGAAGGTTTTGAACATAGACCGAATGCGCTGGAAAATTCGCTCGATAGG gTGGGGTGAAGAGTTCAACATAAATAAGCATCCGCAG gGAACAGAAGTGAAAGCAATCACCTACTCTGCTATGCAAGTGCATGACACAGAGAAACCAGAGATCTTTGTTATCATCGATATTTAA
- the LOC109062134 gene encoding gastrula zinc finger protein XlCGF67.1, giving the protein MEPNTEKEHLSESPVKKKFRCKLCGKEFGRHTHLVHHERIHTGDEPFICSLCGRGFRCADWLKMHSNVHTGEKRKNLKNYVCNECGKTFPGSTSLQSHLYKHRGERPFACTHCDKKFFSQTNLNRHHKDSHSGKRFCCSVCGSGFSRLTTLQKHMRIHTGERPFSCPECAKTFPYEYTLKMHLKLHAAKK; this is encoded by the coding sequence ATGGAGCCTAATACTGAAAAGGAGCATTTATCAGAgtctcctgttaaaaaaaaattcagatgcaAGCTGTGCGGCAAGGAGTTCGGTCGTCACACACATCTGGTGCATCACGAGCGAATACACACAGGTGATGAGCCATTCATCTGCAGTCTCTGCGGGAGGGGTTTCCGTTGTGCAGACTGGCTGAAAATGCACAGTAACGTACACACTGGTGAGAAACGAAAGAACTTGAAGAACTACGTTTGCAATGAGTGTGGGAAGACGTTTCCCGGCTCCACCTCGCTCCAGAGTCATCTGTATAAACACAGAGGCGAGCGGCCGTTCGCCTGCACGCACTGCGACAAGAAGTTCTTCAGTCAGACCAATCTGAATCGCCACCACAAGGATTCTCACTCTGGAAAACGCTTCTGCTGCTCCGTGTGTGGAAGCGGATTCTCACGCCTCACGACGCTGCAGAAACACATGCGGATTCACACGGGAGAGAGGCCGTTCTCCTGTCCTGAATGTGCAAAGACTTTCCCTTATGAATACACCTTGAAAATGCATCTTAAACTGCACGCAGCCAAAAAATAA
- the LOC109062133 gene encoding gastrula zinc finger protein XlCGF8.2DB-like isoform X3 codes for MLPVQQAKCGLMDLHPVCIDMKPAIEKSFLGDPRSGSNKEGVETLVLSKLEESGVLFCQRLKYRVKSIQVPDESPLDIKTEAEPFISQPLNCSKTSVKKVSSEPPIKKHICKLCGMEYRQNISLVRHMRIHTGEAPHVCELCGRGFRRKDWLQLHSSVHTGKKRKPAKSFSCDECGKKFTGFTALQSHLYKHRGERPFVCVHCHKTFYSQTNLKRHQVDSHSDNKPFCCPVCGSRFSRLFSLQKHTRTHTRERPFSCPDCGKTFSHKYSMNMHRKRHSVKS; via the exons ATGCTTCCTGTGCAACAGGCCAAGTGTGGT TTGATGGACTTGCATCCTGTCTGTATCGACATGAAGCCTGCGATCGAAAAGTCTTTTCTTGGAGATCCAAGGTCTGGATCGAATAAGGAGGGAGTTGAAACTTTGGTGCTGAGCAAACTGGAGGAATCAGGTGTGCTTTTTTGTCAACGGCTGAAATATAGAGTAAAAAGTATTCAGGTGCCGGATGAAAGTCCTTTGGATATTAAAACAGAAGCTGAACCTTTCATCTCCCAGCCCTTAAACTGCAGTAAGACTTCTGTTAAAAAAGTCAGCAGTGAGCCTCCtattaaaaaacacatctgtAAGCTGTGTGGCATGGAGTATCGCCAGAACATAAGCCTGGTGCGTCACATGCGGATACACACAGGTGAGGCACCACATGTCTGTGAACTCTGTGGAAGGGGTTTCCGTCGTAAAGACTGGCTTCAGCTGCACAGCAGCGTCCACACGGGCAAGAAACGAAAGCCTGCAAAGAGCTTCAGTTGCGACGAGTGTGGGAAGAAGTTTACTGGCTTCACTGCACTCCAGAGTCATCTGTACAAACACAGGGGAGAGAGGCCCTTCGTCTGTGTGCACTGCCATAAGACCTTCTACAGTCAGACCAATCTTAAACGGCATCAGGTCGATTCTCATTCTGACAACAAACCGTTCTGCTGCCCTGTGTGTGGAAGCAGATTCTCACGCCTGTTCTCGCTCCAGAAACACACACGGACTCACACAAGAGAGAGGCCTTTCTCCTGTCCAGACTGTGGAAAGACTTTCAGTCATAAATACTCCATGAATATGCATCGGAAACGCCACTCAGTTAAAAGTTGA